One window of the Paenibacillus beijingensis genome contains the following:
- a CDS encoding arylamine N-acetyltransferase family protein, with amino-acid sequence MKRIGNEWSPQVQAYLERIGFDGALDGSAETLALLQERHLYSVPYENLDILRRIPLSLEVDHLLDKIVMRRRGGYCFELNALFGWLLRELGFPVTDLFARFWRDEPDTPPKRRHHVLKVKAGDHDYLCDVGVGGVIPRRPVLITVNTEQQQGSERYRLERDPMFGLMLCEWKRGVWSRIYSFTDEPQLAKDFLMATYWCENAPDSIFMKDLMVSLLTPEGRKTIAGREFRTFSPEGVHTFTPRTEDEYENALQSYFGISLRIGS; translated from the coding sequence ATGAAACGTATAGGGAATGAATGGAGTCCGCAAGTACAAGCCTATTTGGAACGAATCGGATTCGACGGCGCTTTGGACGGCAGCGCTGAAACCCTTGCCCTTCTTCAGGAAAGGCATCTTTATTCCGTTCCATATGAAAATCTCGATATTTTGCGACGTATACCGCTCTCTTTGGAGGTTGACCATCTTCTCGACAAAATCGTGATGCGTCGCCGGGGCGGCTACTGCTTCGAGTTGAACGCCTTGTTCGGCTGGCTGCTGCGCGAGCTTGGGTTTCCCGTTACCGATTTGTTCGCCCGGTTCTGGCGTGATGAGCCCGATACCCCGCCTAAGAGGCGCCATCATGTGCTGAAGGTGAAAGCCGGAGATCACGACTATTTGTGCGACGTGGGCGTGGGCGGCGTAATTCCGCGGCGGCCGGTCTTGATTACCGTAAACACGGAGCAGCAGCAGGGGAGCGAGCGGTACCGGCTCGAACGCGACCCGATGTTCGGACTGATGCTGTGCGAGTGGAAGCGCGGCGTTTGGAGCCGGATCTATTCCTTTACTGATGAACCGCAGCTGGCCAAAGACTTCCTGATGGCGACATACTGGTGCGAGAACGCTCCTGATTCTATTTTTATGAAAGACCTCATGGTATCGCTTCTTACCCCTGAAGGACGAAAAACGATTGCCGGACGCGAATTCCGCACCTTCAGCCCCGAAGGCGTACATACGTTTACTCCGCGAACCGAAGATGAATATGAGAATGCCCTGCAATCCTATTTCGGCATCAGCCTGCGTATCGGATCGTGA
- a CDS encoding UTP--glucose-1-phosphate uridylyltransferase: MITKAIIPAAGYGTRNLPVTKAVPKEMFPISGRPVIDYVVQEAIGAGIKEILIILSRSKTSIMDYFDRSMELESFLTKHNKTYWLPKIAPPPVQIHYVRQSEALGLGSAVHLASTFAAGDAFAVLLPDQVSLEQPSPLLPLISLYEKCRTSVVGLQVVPEERLSHYGVADIGGYSSSRTVQINRIVEKPKTNPPSNLVVMGRYIFTPAIFDYLNEINPGEGQEIQLTDAMNALCENEPIGGYLYHEKWYDTSIENDYLSIQRRAYRLKNKQK; the protein is encoded by the coding sequence TTGATTACGAAAGCGATTATTCCAGCCGCCGGATACGGAACACGCAATTTGCCCGTAACTAAAGCGGTTCCTAAAGAAATGTTCCCGATTAGCGGCCGTCCTGTAATCGATTATGTCGTACAAGAGGCGATCGGGGCAGGGATAAAAGAAATACTGATTATTTTATCCCGCAGCAAAACGAGCATTATGGATTATTTCGACCGCTCGATGGAACTGGAATCGTTTTTGACCAAGCACAATAAAACGTATTGGCTGCCAAAAATCGCTCCACCGCCCGTGCAAATCCATTATGTACGTCAATCAGAGGCGCTTGGGCTCGGCAGCGCGGTTCATCTTGCCAGCACATTTGCGGCCGGCGATGCTTTTGCCGTTCTGCTTCCGGATCAGGTAAGTTTAGAGCAGCCCTCGCCCCTGCTGCCGCTCATTTCGCTGTATGAGAAATGCCGAACTTCCGTTGTCGGATTGCAGGTCGTCCCTGAGGAGAGGCTTTCCCATTACGGTGTTGCGGATATCGGCGGTTACTCTTCTTCGCGTACGGTGCAAATAAACCGCATTGTCGAAAAACCGAAGACGAATCCGCCGTCCAATTTGGTCGTCATGGGCAGATATATTTTTACGCCGGCTATATTTGATTATTTGAACGAAATCAATCCCGGAGAAGGCCAGGAAATCCAGCTCACCGATGCGATGAATGCGTTGTGTGAAAATGAGCCGATCGGAGGATATCTGTATCACGAGAAGTGGTATGATACGAGTATTGAAAATGATTATTTAAGCATTCAACGCCGCGCATATCGATTAAAGAACAAGCAAAAATGA
- a CDS encoding cation diffusion facilitator family transporter, whose amino-acid sequence MGASNKQSALAIWISLISNIVLTVLKLSVGLLLGSQVLIADGVHNAGDIFATATALISMNISKRPADEDHPYGHGKAEVIGAAIVAIVLVLAGVYMGYHSVMALMEEPHHATLPVLIAAAVSLIWKQVLYVYTMRIGKRTGSSGLIATAYDHLADVYASLAAVIGIGLAMIGDRYDIHLLKYGDPIAGILVAYFVIKLAVHMGRNSIDVLMEKNIDDEQMNEIVNLVLSVPQVKRIDRIRAREHGFYIMVDVRVGIPAVLSIQQGHDISRQIKQKVMDRIGNVEEVLVHLNPWYPDEAT is encoded by the coding sequence ATGGGGGCATCAAACAAACAATCGGCATTGGCGATCTGGATCAGCCTGATCAGCAATATTGTGCTGACTGTGCTGAAACTGAGCGTAGGTCTGCTTCTCGGAAGCCAGGTGCTGATTGCGGACGGGGTACATAACGCAGGAGATATTTTTGCAACGGCAACCGCACTTATATCGATGAATATATCCAAACGACCGGCGGATGAAGACCATCCATACGGCCATGGCAAGGCGGAAGTGATCGGGGCTGCAATAGTCGCAATCGTATTGGTACTGGCCGGCGTTTATATGGGATATCATTCGGTCATGGCTTTGATGGAAGAACCGCATCACGCAACGCTTCCCGTCCTGATTGCGGCCGCGGTTTCCCTGATTTGGAAGCAGGTGCTGTATGTGTATACGATGCGTATCGGCAAACGGACGGGGAGCAGCGGCCTGATCGCAACGGCATACGATCATCTTGCCGACGTATATGCGTCGCTGGCGGCAGTCATCGGGATCGGACTTGCGATGATCGGCGACCGCTACGATATCCATCTATTAAAGTACGGCGATCCGATTGCCGGCATTCTAGTTGCTTACTTTGTCATCAAACTGGCGGTTCATATGGGCCGCAATTCGATCGACGTACTGATGGAGAAAAATATCGATGATGAACAAATGAACGAGATTGTGAATCTCGTCCTTTCCGTTCCGCAAGTCAAGCGGATCGACCGGATCCGCGCGCGCGAACACGGCTTTTATATTATGGTGGATGTAAGGGTGGGCATCCCGGCGGTGCTGAGCATCCAGCAGGGCCACGATATTTCCCGTCAGATCAAACAGAAGGTTATGGATCGAATCGGAAACGTGGAAGAAGTGCTGGTGCATTTAAATCCATGGTATCCGGATGAAGCAACCTGA
- a CDS encoding Gfo/Idh/MocA family protein, which yields MIRFGVIGTNRITDEFISAGKHIADFAVTAVYSRTAERAAEFAAKHDIAHTYSSIEEMAGSGEIDAVYIASPNSFHAQQAVICMNYGLHVLCEKPIASNMAELQSMIEAAQTNGVLLMEAMKNTYLPGLINLREHLPKIGTVRRYFASYCQYSSRYDAYKAGTVLNAFNPVFSNGALMDIGIYCLYPLIYLFGNPSRVQATGLMLESGVDGQGSILASYPDMDALIIYSKITDSHLPSEIQGEEGSIVINRINNPTAIEIRYRDGRVEDISEPADKPAMFYEIEGFMELIRSGKLQSPVNSHPNSLGSMEMMVEARKQFGLVYPADTKAEETAAN from the coding sequence TTGATCCGATTTGGTGTTATCGGAACGAACCGCATTACGGATGAATTTATTTCGGCCGGTAAGCACATTGCCGATTTCGCTGTGACGGCCGTTTATTCCCGAACGGCAGAGAGAGCCGCCGAGTTTGCTGCCAAGCACGATATCGCCCATACGTATTCAAGTATCGAAGAGATGGCGGGCAGCGGCGAAATCGATGCCGTCTATATCGCCAGTCCGAATTCCTTTCACGCACAGCAAGCCGTTATCTGCATGAATTACGGCCTGCACGTATTATGTGAAAAACCGATCGCGTCTAACATGGCCGAACTTCAGTCGATGATTGAAGCCGCGCAAACAAACGGCGTCCTGCTCATGGAAGCGATGAAAAACACGTATCTCCCGGGTCTTATCAACCTGCGTGAGCATTTGCCCAAGATCGGAACCGTGCGTCGTTACTTCGCGAGCTACTGTCAATATTCCTCCCGCTATGATGCCTATAAAGCCGGAACTGTGTTGAATGCGTTCAATCCTGTTTTCTCCAACGGAGCATTGATGGATATCGGCATTTACTGCCTGTACCCGCTGATCTACTTGTTCGGGAATCCGTCCCGGGTTCAAGCAACCGGGCTTATGCTGGAATCCGGCGTGGACGGACAGGGCAGCATATTGGCGTCTTACCCGGATATGGATGCCCTCATCATCTATTCAAAAATTACCGATTCCCATCTTCCGTCCGAAATTCAGGGAGAGGAAGGAAGCATTGTCATAAACCGTATCAACAATCCGACTGCAATCGAAATCCGTTACCGGGACGGACGCGTCGAAGATATTTCGGAACCGGCGGACAAGCCGGCGATGTTTTACGAGATTGAAGGCTTCATGGAACTGATCCGTAGCGGCAAGCTGCAATCGCCTGTCAACTCGCATCCGAATTCGCTTGGGTCGATGGAAATGATGGTCGAGGCACGCAAGCAATTCGGACTTGTCTATCCGGCCGATACTAAAGCGGAGGAAACTGCTGCGAATTGA
- a CDS encoding CidA/LrgA family holin-like protein — MKTFLKGVLQVIFFIVVFWLMNGLSELLHLKVPGSILGLVLVFLLLQFKIIKVEWIDLGATWLLAEMLLFFIPPATGLIQFQDLLLQNGLSILLVIVSTTLIVMLAAGILSQLISHQRERKNG; from the coding sequence CTGAAAACATTTCTGAAAGGCGTTTTACAGGTCATTTTTTTCATCGTTGTATTCTGGCTGATGAACGGACTATCGGAATTGCTTCATTTGAAAGTCCCCGGCAGTATTCTCGGCTTGGTCCTCGTGTTCCTCTTGCTGCAATTTAAAATCATTAAAGTGGAATGGATCGATTTGGGCGCCACATGGCTGCTCGCCGAAATGCTGCTGTTCTTCATACCCCCGGCAACGGGCCTGATCCAGTTTCAAGATTTGCTGCTGCAGAATGGTCTCAGCATACTGCTCGTTATCGTTTCGACGACGCTTATCGTCATGCTGGCCGCCGGCATTTTGTCACAGCTTATTTCACACCAGAGGGAGCGGAAAAACGGATGA
- a CDS encoding citrate synthase/methylcitrate synthase: protein MASVTGLEGVIAAYTEIGLVDGELGHLVYRGYPAQELAVSKSFEETAFLLWHGRFPQEDELTALKKRMSHYRNLPDYICRILELLPASIPVMSALQTAVAALAEAEGSAWPPSLAQAERLTAMLPTMIAYRARRIAGLPALQPDANLDHAANYLYMLNGRKPERSHAKALEAYLILGMEHGMNASTFASRVIVSTQSDMCAAVSGAIGAMKGPLHGGAPYEVIAMLESIGSKSNAEPWMRNVLDNGGRLMGFGHRIYKTKDPRAQALRAVTMELTGDDPSFDLAIYVEDTAIRLLEEYKPGRRLFTNVEFYAAAIMRAINLSPDLFTPTFTAGRTVGWTAHLLEQAAINRIFRPESIYIGTMPSMLDNDLN, encoded by the coding sequence ATGGCAAGCGTAACGGGTTTGGAAGGCGTAATAGCGGCTTATACGGAAATTGGATTGGTGGACGGCGAATTGGGGCATCTGGTGTATCGCGGTTATCCGGCGCAGGAGCTTGCGGTTTCGAAGAGTTTTGAAGAAACGGCATTTTTGCTTTGGCATGGCCGCTTTCCGCAAGAAGACGAACTGACGGCGTTAAAAAAACGGATGTCACACTATCGAAACTTGCCGGACTATATTTGCCGGATTCTGGAGCTTCTTCCGGCTTCAATTCCGGTAATGAGCGCGCTGCAAACGGCGGTAGCGGCGCTTGCAGAAGCCGAAGGCAGCGCATGGCCGCCTTCGCTTGCGCAAGCGGAACGGTTAACGGCGATGCTGCCGACGATGATCGCTTACCGGGCGCGGCGTATAGCCGGTTTGCCGGCGCTGCAGCCTGATGCGAATCTTGATCATGCGGCGAATTATCTTTATATGCTCAACGGCCGGAAGCCGGAGCGTTCACATGCGAAGGCGCTTGAAGCGTATCTTATTTTGGGGATGGAACATGGCATGAACGCTTCGACGTTTGCTTCCCGTGTCATCGTGTCCACTCAATCGGATATGTGTGCGGCTGTGAGCGGAGCGATCGGAGCGATGAAAGGCCCTTTGCATGGAGGCGCCCCCTATGAAGTCATTGCCATGCTGGAGTCGATCGGCAGCAAGAGCAATGCGGAGCCGTGGATGAGGAATGTGCTCGATAACGGCGGCCGCCTGATGGGCTTCGGACACCGCATATACAAAACGAAGGATCCGCGCGCGCAGGCGCTGCGGGCCGTCACGATGGAGCTGACCGGCGACGATCCATCCTTCGATCTGGCAATCTATGTGGAAGATACGGCCATTCGCTTGCTCGAAGAATATAAGCCAGGCCGCCGGTTATTCACGAATGTAGAGTTTTATGCGGCGGCGATTATGCGTGCAATCAATCTAAGTCCGGATCTGTTCACGCCTACATTTACAGCAGGCAGAACGGTCGGCTGGACGGCCCACTTGCTCGAACAAGCGGCAATCAACCGGATTTTCCGTCCCGAGTCGATTTACATCGGCACGATGCCGTCTATGTTGGATAACGACCTTAATTGA
- a CDS encoding LrgB family protein: MMTGILFVLLTVAIYWGSKKLYRYKPNVLLSPLLITPAVVICILGFGHIPYSSYDAGGRWLGKMIGPATIALAVPMYKNAAMLKKYALEIVAGVLGGWIIGVASALIISRLLNLDTSLIDSLLLRSTTTPIAIAITNMIGGISTLTAVFVIVTGILGSILGPMMIRAARIRSDVAKGILMGSSAHAAGTHKAFEFGAISGAIASIAMILTAFVSLAFVPWVMTHF; encoded by the coding sequence ATGATGACCGGAATACTGTTTGTACTGCTCACCGTGGCCATTTATTGGGGTTCGAAAAAATTGTACCGTTACAAACCAAATGTGCTTCTGTCGCCGCTGCTTATTACGCCGGCCGTCGTTATCTGCATACTTGGCTTCGGACATATCCCTTATTCCAGCTATGACGCAGGCGGTCGCTGGCTTGGAAAAATGATCGGCCCGGCGACGATCGCACTGGCTGTGCCCATGTACAAAAATGCCGCCATGCTGAAAAAGTATGCGCTGGAAATTGTTGCAGGCGTGCTTGGAGGATGGATAATCGGCGTTGCCTCGGCATTAATCATCAGCCGCTTGTTGAATTTGGACACCAGCCTGATCGATTCGCTGCTGCTTCGCTCTACGACGACTCCAATCGCCATTGCGATTACGAATATGATCGGCGGAATATCGACCTTGACGGCTGTTTTTGTTATTGTGACCGGCATTCTCGGCTCGATCCTCGGCCCGATGATGATCCGTGCGGCCCGCATCCGCAGCGATGTGGCCAAAGGCATTCTTATGGGAAGCAGCGCGCATGCGGCCGGCACGCATAAAGCGTTTGAATTTGGCGCGATATCGGGCGCCATAGCCAGCATCGCGATGATATTGACGGCATTCGTCTCGCTAGCGTTCGTGCCGTGGGTGATGACGCACTTCTAG
- a CDS encoding YkgJ family cysteine cluster protein, protein MDCRIGCAACCIAISISSPIPGMPEGKPAGVRCIQLTEHNSCKLFGRPERPAVCSALSASEEMCGQTNEQALKILTEMERMTNPNK, encoded by the coding sequence ATGGATTGCAGAATCGGTTGCGCAGCTTGCTGCATCGCCATTTCGATTTCATCTCCCATTCCGGGAATGCCGGAGGGCAAGCCCGCCGGAGTCCGCTGTATTCAGCTGACCGAACATAACAGCTGCAAGCTGTTCGGAAGGCCGGAAAGGCCGGCTGTCTGCAGCGCTCTTTCAGCTTCAGAAGAAATGTGCGGCCAAACGAACGAACAAGCGTTGAAGATTTTGACGGAGATGGAGCGAATGACAAATCCGAACAAATAA
- a CDS encoding LysR family transcriptional regulator: MEIRHLEYVLEVVRHESFTKAAEALHITQPTISKMIKNLEDELGTTLFVRSGKKVKLTDAGQAIVSQSQDIVRLFKNLQSELEDVTNFRKGLVRIGLPPMISSAVFPRVMGRFMASYPNLTIRLVEEGALKVESEVASGEVDVGIVLLPTRDDRFNFFPVIKESLRVVLHPTHPLADKSKLTLAELEHESFIMYREDFALHVKISEECARLGFKPKVLLESAQWDFIYEMTAANVGISLLPESICKSLNPARVCTVPLTDPVILWHIAMIWPKDGYLSFAAREWIRFTKEFYRTEEEDSRFQ; this comes from the coding sequence ATGGAAATCCGGCATCTCGAGTATGTATTGGAAGTGGTCAGGCATGAAAGTTTTACGAAAGCGGCTGAAGCGCTGCACATTACTCAGCCGACGATCAGCAAGATGATCAAAAATTTGGAGGACGAGCTGGGCACGACGTTATTTGTCCGTTCCGGAAAAAAAGTGAAGCTGACCGATGCCGGGCAGGCGATTGTATCGCAATCGCAGGATATTGTCCGGTTGTTCAAAAATTTGCAGTCGGAGCTTGAGGACGTTACAAACTTCCGCAAAGGATTGGTTCGCATCGGACTGCCGCCGATGATCAGTTCGGCCGTATTCCCGAGAGTGATGGGCCGCTTTATGGCCAGCTATCCGAATTTGACGATACGGCTTGTTGAAGAAGGTGCACTAAAAGTGGAAAGCGAGGTGGCGAGCGGCGAAGTTGATGTCGGAATCGTACTGCTGCCGACACGCGATGACCGCTTTAATTTCTTTCCCGTAATTAAAGAAAGCTTGCGTGTTGTCCTGCATCCTACCCATCCGCTGGCGGACAAAAGCAAGCTGACGCTTGCCGAGCTCGAGCATGAATCGTTCATTATGTACCGGGAAGATTTCGCGCTCCATGTTAAAATTTCCGAAGAATGCGCACGTCTCGGCTTTAAACCGAAGGTGCTGCTGGAAAGCGCCCAATGGGATTTTATCTATGAAATGACGGCGGCAAACGTGGGGATCTCGCTGCTTCCGGAATCCATTTGCAAATCGCTTAATCCGGCCCGCGTCTGTACGGTGCCGTTAACCGATCCCGTCATTCTGTGGCATATTGCGATGATTTGGCCGAAGGACGGTTATTTATCGTTTGCTGCGCGGGAATGGATCCGTTTTACGAAAGAATTTTATCGAACAGAAGAGGAGGATTCCCGGTTCCAATGA
- a CDS encoding NAD-dependent epimerase/dehydratase family protein, whose amino-acid sequence MNILVTGAGGFIGSHLCEHLLIDPRNTVIGLDDFVREELKTIGTRNIALLLGHPRFRLIKANMLSTDWLSILQHVDAVYHLAGIPGVRASWGSDFKHYVGSNIMATQQLLEACRMVKIRTFVYASTSSVYGEQKGKVSEDASLTPLSPYGVSKLTGEYLCHVYRKNYQVPVIILRYFTVYGPRQRSDMAFHRFIKQLLASQPVTLIGDGSQTRDFTYVSDCASATASVLGRSDLVGETINIGGKERASISKVIETLETIAGLKADIVKAGEMHGEPMHTWADISKAQRLLGYSPKVGLTEGLQRQLQHFSEFI is encoded by the coding sequence ATGAACATTCTCGTTACAGGAGCAGGCGGCTTTATCGGCTCGCATTTGTGCGAGCATTTGCTGATTGATCCCCGGAACACCGTCATCGGACTCGATGACTTCGTTCGTGAAGAGCTGAAAACGATCGGTACACGAAATATTGCGCTTCTACTCGGTCACCCTCGTTTCCGGCTGATCAAAGCCAATATGCTGAGTACGGATTGGTTGTCTATATTGCAGCATGTGGATGCGGTTTATCATTTGGCCGGCATCCCTGGCGTCCGGGCCAGTTGGGGAAGCGACTTTAAACATTATGTTGGGTCCAATATTATGGCAACCCAGCAGCTGCTTGAAGCGTGCCGTATGGTGAAAATCCGAACGTTTGTATATGCTTCCACATCGTCGGTCTACGGCGAACAAAAGGGGAAAGTGTCGGAAGATGCTTCTTTAACACCGCTTTCACCTTACGGCGTAAGCAAACTGACGGGCGAGTATTTATGCCATGTGTATCGGAAAAATTATCAGGTTCCTGTGATCATTTTGCGTTACTTCACCGTCTACGGTCCGCGTCAGCGGTCGGATATGGCCTTTCATCGCTTTATTAAGCAGCTGCTGGCTTCGCAGCCCGTCACCTTGATCGGAGACGGCTCGCAAACAAGAGACTTTACGTATGTCAGCGATTGCGCCTCGGCAACCGCTTCTGTTCTCGGCCGCAGCGATCTCGTCGGTGAAACGATCAATATCGGAGGCAAAGAACGGGCATCTATTTCCAAAGTCATTGAAACGTTGGAAACTATTGCAGGCTTGAAAGCGGATATCGTCAAAGCCGGTGAAATGCACGGTGAGCCGATGCATACGTGGGCGGACATCTCGAAAGCGCAGCGGCTGCTCGGCTATTCGCCGAAAGTCGGATTAACAGAAGGTTTGCAACGGCAGCTTCAGCACTTTTCCGAGTTTATCTAG
- a CDS encoding UDP-glucose dehydrogenase family protein yields MKLCVVGAGYVGLTTAAVLSELGHTVYCMDLDDGKVQRLNRGIVPIYEPGLDEMIRRNAERNSLFFDTDIIGAMKQCPVIIIAVGTPSAKDGRADMVYLNGVLDELCQAIESHKTIIVKSTVPPGTSDWLERVLIERGVPEGRFDIVMNPEFLREGTAIHDTIHPDRIVIGAKSEAAALTVKNLYASIQTVFLLTDRTGAEMIKYASNAFLATKISFINEISRICEAYGTDVMNVAAGIGLDTRIGSRFLQAGLGYGGSCLPKDVRALNHAADTKKVKLKLLEAVEQINRSQVDVYMNKLFQTLGNSSDKRTIAVLGATFKENTDDIRYSQAIALMDKLVRKGCHVHAYDPIVSPKLLSVDWYETPYDAVNGADAVVIATNWGEFAQLDWNKIRDLMAGDIVLDGRNGIDKSSIEMTGLRYVGVGRG; encoded by the coding sequence ATGAAACTATGTGTAGTGGGCGCGGGTTATGTGGGACTTACGACTGCTGCCGTATTATCCGAGCTTGGCCATACGGTCTATTGTATGGACTTGGATGATGGAAAGGTGCAGCGGCTGAACCGGGGGATTGTGCCGATCTATGAACCGGGTCTGGATGAGATGATCCGAAGAAACGCGGAACGAAATTCGCTTTTTTTCGATACGGATATTATCGGGGCGATGAAGCAATGTCCCGTCATTATCATCGCCGTCGGTACGCCATCAGCGAAAGACGGAAGGGCGGATATGGTTTATTTGAACGGTGTTCTCGACGAACTTTGTCAAGCGATTGAAAGCCACAAAACGATTATCGTGAAAAGCACCGTACCGCCGGGAACATCCGATTGGCTTGAGAGGGTGCTGATCGAGAGAGGTGTGCCCGAAGGCCGGTTCGACATCGTTATGAATCCAGAATTTTTGCGGGAAGGGACGGCAATTCACGATACGATTCATCCGGATCGGATCGTGATCGGGGCAAAGAGCGAAGCCGCCGCGTTAACGGTGAAAAACTTGTACGCATCCATTCAAACCGTCTTCCTGCTGACGGACCGCACGGGAGCAGAGATGATCAAATATGCTTCCAACGCCTTCCTGGCTACAAAAATCTCCTTTATCAACGAAATCTCCCGGATATGCGAAGCTTACGGTACGGACGTAATGAACGTTGCCGCAGGCATCGGGCTGGACACCCGGATCGGATCAAGGTTTTTGCAGGCGGGACTTGGCTACGGTGGTTCTTGTCTGCCGAAAGATGTACGGGCCCTAAACCATGCCGCAGACACGAAAAAGGTCAAACTCAAGCTGTTGGAAGCTGTGGAGCAGATCAACCGGTCACAAGTGGACGTTTATATGAATAAGTTATTCCAAACGTTAGGCAATTCCTCCGATAAACGGACGATTGCCGTTCTAGGAGCAACTTTCAAAGAGAACACCGACGATATCCGGTATTCCCAAGCGATAGCGCTTATGGACAAATTGGTCCGTAAAGGCTGCCATGTGCATGCATATGACCCGATCGTATCGCCTAAACTGCTGTCGGTTGACTGGTACGAAACGCCGTACGATGCCGTTAATGGCGCCGATGCGGTCGTGATCGCCACGAATTGGGGAGAATTCGCCCAACTGGATTGGAACAAGATTCGCGATTTGATGGCCGGGGATATCGTGCTTGACGGGCGCAACGGGATCGACAAATCCTCGATTGAAATGACGGGACTTCGGTATGTTGGAGTTGGTCGGGGATGA
- a CDS encoding HD-GYP domain-containing protein: MSIGCEHICLLLMNDTQSHKPASYSFNIHETDVSRFKQIASKTDFFSNVPEGICFDVGKTVEPVRSVLSLTAFHSIYPFHINRNSAYGALIFCFRSERRLTEDQLRICRIIKIHMEQLIEKIHFRKQVLKQQSYETLFNTLRMKDSFTVSHCYNVAFYSALLGSKAGVSETELEQLKLAALLHDIGKIAIPDSILLKPDRLTDEEFDVIRQHPIVGYELLKDLPDVKSILPIVRWHHERIDGLGYPDGLSGDSIPLLVRIVSLADAFDAMTSTRVYRDSLSVHEVRKQLLINANKQFDEHLVRIFLDTIDEYMIMDRFNRDD, translated from the coding sequence ATGTCGATCGGATGCGAGCATATTTGCCTGCTGCTAATGAATGACACCCAATCGCACAAGCCGGCTTCTTATTCGTTTAATATCCACGAAACGGATGTCTCCCGGTTCAAGCAAATTGCAAGCAAAACGGATTTTTTTTCGAACGTGCCGGAAGGAATATGCTTTGATGTCGGAAAGACCGTCGAACCTGTGAGATCCGTCCTGTCCTTGACAGCGTTCCATTCGATTTATCCTTTCCATATCAATCGAAATTCCGCCTACGGCGCGCTCATTTTCTGTTTCCGTTCAGAAAGGAGACTGACAGAAGATCAGCTGCGGATATGCCGGATCATTAAAATCCATATGGAGCAATTAATCGAAAAGATTCATTTTCGAAAACAAGTATTGAAGCAGCAGTCCTATGAAACGTTATTTAATACGCTTCGAATGAAAGACAGCTTCACCGTCAGTCATTGTTACAATGTCGCTTTTTACTCGGCTTTGCTCGGATCGAAAGCCGGCGTCAGCGAAACCGAGCTGGAACAGTTAAAACTGGCTGCATTGCTGCACGATATCGGCAAAATTGCGATTCCCGATTCGATTCTGCTCAAGCCGGACCGATTGACGGATGAAGAGTTTGATGTTATTCGGCAGCATCCGATCGTCGGATATGAACTGTTGAAGGATTTGCCGGATGTAAAGTCGATTCTTCCCATCGTAAGATGGCATCATGAACGAATTGACGGTCTCGGTTATCCCGACGGGCTTAGCGGAGATTCCATTCCGCTGCTGGTCCGCATCGTTAGTTTGGCCGACGCGTTTGATGCGATGACATCGACACGGGTATACCGTGATTCATTGTCCGTCCATGAGGTTCGCAAACAACTTCTCATCAACGCAAACAAGCAATTTGATGAACATCTGGTTCGGATCTTTCTCGATACCATCGATGAATATATGATTATGGACAGGTTCAATCGAGATGACTGA